The Triticum aestivum cultivar Chinese Spring chromosome 3A, IWGSC CS RefSeq v2.1, whole genome shotgun sequence genome includes a region encoding these proteins:
- the LOC123060172 gene encoding ricin B-like lectin R40G3 produces the protein MEFPHGHGHGHGRRDDDDEDRRAPAPYGRHEPDAYGAPPPSYGRRPDDDAGDAYGRHPPAAYGAPPPAYGAPPPAYGGGREDEYGGRAPAYGAPAPAYGGGREDDYGRHAPAPAGYGGGDYGRHAPAPAYGGGRDEGYGAPAYGNVVHVSHESGDERPQYGGGGSGGYGHETRPHHGGGGGAPPASRQPTYRILCKAGEDSFSLAARDGKVCLVRTDRDDDTQHWIKDMKYSTRVKDEEGYPAMALVNKASGEALKHSLGQSHPVLLTRYNPDTLDESVLWTESRDVGAGYRCIRMVNNIYLNFDALHGDKDHGGVRNGTTLILWEWTEGDNQRWKIVAW, from the exons ATGGAGTTCCcgcacggccacggccacggccacggccgccgcgacgacgacgacgaagaccgCCGCGCCCCCGCCCCCTACGGCCGCCACGAGCCTGATGCCTACGGCGCCCCTCCCCCGTCCTACGGCCGCCGCCCCGACGACGACGCTGGTGATGCCTACGGCCGCCACCCTCCCGCCGCCTACGGCGCTCCTCCCCCGGCCTACGGTGCCCCGCCTCCCGCCTACGGGGGCGGCCGCGAGGATGAGTACGGAGGACGCGCTCCGGCCTATGGCGCCCCGGCCCCGGCCTACGGCGGAGGCCGCGAGGACGACTACGGACGCCACGCGCCCGCCCCGGCCGGCTACGGCGGTGGTGACTACGGGCGCCACGCCCCTGCTCCGGCCTACGGAGGCGGCCGCGACGAGGGCTACGGCGCACCCGCGTACGGCAACGTGGTGCACGTTTCCCACGAGTCCGGCGACGAGAGGCCGCAGTACGGGGGCGGCGGATCCGGGGGCTACGGCCACGAGACGCGCCCGcaccacggcggcggcgggggggcgcCCCCGGCTTCCAGGCAGCCGACGTACAGGATCCTCTGCAAGGCCGGCGAGGACAGCTTCAGCCTCGCCGCCAGGGACGGCAAGGTCTGCCTCGTCCGCACCGATCGCGACGACGACACGCAG CACTGGATCAAGGACATGAAGTACAGCACGAGGGTGAAGGATGAGGAAGGCTACCCTGCCATGGCACTCGTCAACAAGGCCAGCGGAGAGGCTCTCAAGCACTCCCTCGGCCAATCCCACCCT GTTCTTCTGACCAGGTACAATCCAGACACCCTGGACGAATCGGTCCTTTGGACCGAGAGCAGGGACGTCGGGGCAGGCTACCGCTGCATCAGGATGGTGAACAACATCTACTTGAACTTTGATGCGCTCCATGGCGACAAGGACCATGGCGGTGTGCGCAATGGAACCACCCTCATTCTGTGGGAGTGGACTGAGGGCGACAACCAGCGCTGGAAGATCGTTGCCTGGT GA